In a genomic window of Erigeron canadensis isolate Cc75 chromosome 5, C_canadensis_v1, whole genome shotgun sequence:
- the LOC122601023 gene encoding proline-rich receptor-like protein kinase PERK8 — protein MDPKRGKHVRGPPAPTRGNFRVPRRLDTPQYQPQQVDPSQYYISDPPLTTQPQQVDRSQYYISDPPLTTQPQQVDRSQYYIPDPPPTTQPQYHYSSQSHTTYFPPPPRAMHHPPPRVMNPPPATRVRDYEWYQTAEIDLESFNPFDRTTNPPPPTHSRAPTPLPTDDEDEAIPDTQEVQIVEEVVPKRKYTRRADKKKWIQEEEVALSSVRLSGCDDINVMTETLKDYKTRTGKEFTSIAAWKRKKSSEEGNYESSSNNDDATVLPDLNESSTPSSRPRKGRKNVGSSSSKGGGFFPAFTEKYAEKKKQNVEKANMKKQALLDLQLKHQSNKTKRSDYKFFNTPHANSDPKSREWAIEQKREIAAKYGWEFNE, from the exons ATGGATCCAAAGAGGGGGAAACATGTTCGAGGTCCACCGGCACCGACACGAGGCAACTTTCGTGTACCACGAAGATTAGACACGCCTCAATATCAACCTCAACAAGTCGACCCCTCACAATACTATATTTCCGACCCACCACTGACTACTCAACCTCAACAAGTCGACCGCTCACAATACTATATTTCCGACCCACCACTGACTACTCAACCTCAACAAGTCGACCGCTCACAATACTATATTCCCGACCCACCACCGACTACTCAACCTCAATATCATTACTCCTCACAATCTCATACGACGTATTTTCCTCCTCCCCCGCGTGCAATGCATCATCCTCCCCCGCGCGTAATGAATCCTCCTCCCGCTACCCGCGTCCGAGATTATGAGTGGTACCAAACGGCCGAGATTGATTTGGAGTCGTTCAATCCGTTTGATCGCACAACGAATCCTCCTCCCCCTACCCACTCGCGCGCACCGACTCCCCTCCCCACCGATGATGAGGATGAGGCCATTCCCGATACACAAGAAGTTCAAATAG tggaAGAAGTTGTACCGAAAAGGAAGTATACAAGACGGGCTGACAAAAAGAAATGGATACAAGAAGAAGAGGTGGCGTTG AGCAGTGTAAGGCTTAGTGGATGTGATGATATAAATGTGATGACTGAGACGTTGAAGGACTACAAAACAAGAACCGGGAAGGAGTTTACGAGTATTGCAGCTTGGAAG CGAAAAAAGTCGTCAGAAGAAGGCAATTATGAGTCGTCTAGTAACAATGACGATGCCACTGTGTTGCCGGATTTGAATGAGTCAAGCACTCCTAGTAGTCGGCCAAGAAAGGGCCGAAAAAATGTGGGGTCGTCGTCGTCAAAGGGGGGAGGTTTTTTTCCAGCTTTTACGGAGAAGTACGCGGAGAAGAAGAAGCAAAATGTGGAGAAAGCGAATATGAAGAAGCAAGCATTGTTGGACTTACAACTCAAGCATCAAAGTAACAAGACTAAGAGGAGTGACTACAAGTTTTTCAACACCCCACACGCGAATTCCGATCCAAAAAGCAGAGAGTGGGCAATTGAGCAAAAACGGGAGATTGCGGCGAAGTATGGATGGGAGTTTAATGAgtga
- the LOC122602139 gene encoding probable glutathione S-transferase, with protein sequence MGEVKLFRTWSSSFALRIVWALKMKGVEYESIYEDLSNKSSLLLKYNPIHKKVPVLLHNGIPICESLVIMEYIDEMWNETTRLSPEDPLAKATARFWGKFSDEQALPQFFHYCMSHGKDQVEAKQKTLENLKLLEEHLKGKKFFGGETIGFLDLVFGWLAYCPDLMKKAVNLELLDEETFPNICTWKGRFCDIPVIKENMPDEEALILLIHQMASATK encoded by the exons ATGGGAGAGGTAAAGCTTTTCAGGACATGGTCAAGCTCCTTTGCACTAAGGATTGTTTGGGCCTTGAAAATGAAAGGTGTAGAGTATGAGTCCATATATGAAGATCTTTCAAACAAGAGTTCTTTACTTCTCAAATACAACCCTATTCACAAGAAAGTCCCTGTGTTGTTGCACAATGGAATACCCATATGTGAGTCGCTTGTTATCATGGAGTACATCGATGAGATGTGGAACGAAACGACTCGTTTATCACCTGAAGATCCGCTTGCCAAAGCCACCGCAAGATTTTGGGGGAAGTTTAGTGACGAGCAG GCCTTACCACAATTCTTCCATTATTGTATGAGCCATGGGAAAGATCAAGTGGAAGCCAAACAGAAAACCTTGGAGAACCTAAAACTATTAGAAGAACATCTAAAGGGAAAGAAATTCTTTGGTGGAGAAACAATTGGATTTCTAGATCTTGTTTTCGGGTGGCTAGCTTATTGTCCTGATCTCATGAAGAAGGCAGTTAATCTAGAGCTTTTAGACGAAGAGACATTCCCGAACATATGTACATGGAAGGGACGATTTTGTGACATTCCGGTGATCAAAGAAAACATGCCCGATGAAGAGGCTTTGATCCTCTTGATTCATCAAATGGCTAGTGCAACAAAATGA
- the LOC122601022 gene encoding leucine-rich repeat extensin-like protein 2, with the protein MDPLPPPTQPTTILHQQYQDSLESSSVSSPTTRQWDDTLPPPKLRMMCSYGGHIIPRPHDKSLCYMGGETRIVVADRHTSLQDLCSRLSTTLLHGRHFSLKYQLPSEDLDSLVSITTDEDLENMIEEYDRLNSSNPITNKPLRLRLFLFLTKPETAASMGSLLDDAKSETWFVDALNGAGLLPRGFSDTASIDNLLEHKDGVIQEGLDNNMIDYTDELEIHQRRPVDAQLNLPDPPLVETSSSFGSSSSSPSMSNLPPIKVRMVDHMNQMAGLDQQFSQLNVPVDEERSDHGAPSGGAGGGMRKPPLPLQPVQRKFAHDAYNLPSPDSSKHGLQSPDSITSDTSNVSASKPTFTQDPNPQSNRDTATPPMTTQFYPTTTTNYHIPIQQIPESSDAPPQQLNQDNHQHQQQHHHQHQQQQPPQQFYQTRPNYIQHPTTNQPPQPVQSYYQVYRPPQQMDHQQYPLYFLPVSQNHPYGMQLQSNQSDAVTTNPTTTASPLYPTKNAVPLSKPDMVTNSLYTTSNPGMIPVPSNQFQQYMNVSQIPHHPPTPMPTSNSGQYGYDQYTNPTQDQVYYTQHHSVAAPPPSQYQTMSPSSAMLLTQVSSAQQPAPESVKQ; encoded by the exons ATGGATCCATTACCACCACCAACACAACCCACCACCATCCTCCACCAACAGTACCAAGATTCACTCGAATCCTCTTCCGTCTCATCCCCAACGACCCGTCAATGGGACGACACTCTCCCTCCACCGAAACTCCGAATGATGTGCAGTTATGGGGGACACATTATCCCCCGTCCACATGATAAATCTCTTTGCTACATGGGTGGTGAAACCCGCATTGTTGTAGCAGATAGACATACATCTCTACAGGATCTATGTTCCAGACTATCGACCACCCTCCTTCACGGTCGACATTTTAGTCTAAAGTATCAATTGCCAAGTGAAGATCTAGATTCACTCGTGTCAATTACAACAGATGAAGATCTTGAAAACATGATAGAAGAATACGACCGATTGAATTCATCTAATCCAATAACTAATAAACCTTTACGTTTACGTTTATTCTTGTTCCTTACGAAACCAGAAACTGCTGCATCTATGGGATCTTTACTTGATGATGCAAAATCCGAAACATGGTTTGTAGACGCTCTAAATGGTGCAGGGCTACTTCCAAGAGGGTTTTCTGATACTGCTTCCATAGATAACTTACTTGAACACAAAGATGGTGTTATACAGGAAGGTTTAGACAACAATATGATTGATTACACAGATGAATTGGAAATACACCAAAGGCGTCCTGTAGATGCCCAGTTAAACTTACCTGATCCTCCATTAGTGGAAACATCGTCTTCGTTTGGATCAAGTTCTTCATCTCCTAGCATGTCTAATTTGCCACCTATTAAGGTGAGGATGGTAGACCATATGAACCAGATGGCTGGACTAGACCAACAATTTTCTCAGTTGAATGTACCTGTGGATGAAGAGAGATCAGATCATGGAGCACCTAGTGGTGGTGCTGGTGGTGGGATGAGGAAGCCGCCGTTGCCACTTCAGCCGGTGCAAAGAAAGTTTGCTCATGATGCTTATAATTTGCCTTCGCCTGATTCTTCCAAGCACGGTTTGCAGTCGCCAGATTCCATAACAAG TGATACTAGCAATGTGTCAGCATCAAAGCCTACCTTTACTCAAGATCCAAACCCTCAATCGAACAGAGACACAGCAACTCCACCAATGACCACCCAATTCTACCCGACCACAACCACAAATTACCATATCCCGATTCAACAAATCCCTGAATCTAGTGATGCGCCACCACAACAACTTAACCAAGATAATCATCAGCATCAACAgcaacaccaccaccaacaccaacAACAGCAACCACCACAACAATTCTATCAAACTAGACCGAATTACATCCAACATCCCACAACAAACCAGCCACCACAACCGGTCCAATCTTACTATCAGGTTTACAGACCACCGCAACAAATGGACCATCAACAATACCCACTGTACTTTCTACCAGTATCACAAAACCATCCATACGGTATGCAACTACAATCAAACCAATCTGACGCAGTCACCACCAATCCCACAACCACTGCCTCGCCACTTTATCCGACTAAAAACGCGGTCCCGTTGAGCAAACCTGACATGGTCACAAATTCTTTATACACAACCTCAAATCCAGGCATGATTCCAGTTCCTAGCAATCAGTTTCAACAATATATGAATGTTTCTCAGATCCCTCATCATCCACCTACGCCAATGCCTACGTCTAACAGTGGGCAATACGGGTATGATCAGTATACTAACCCAACCCAAGACCAAGTTTATTATACACAGCATCACTCTGTAGCTGCACCACCGCCTTCCCAGTACCAAACCATGAGTCCATCATCAGCCATGTTGTTAACACAAGTGTCATCGGCTCAACAACCAGCTCCAGAAAGCGTCAAACAATAG